From Lewinellaceae bacterium:
CCTGCTGGCGGTAGATGAAGCGCACTGCATCTCCCAGTGGGGCTACGATTTTCGCCCGCCCTACCTTCAGATTCCCGAAGTGCGGGAACTGGCGCCCGAGGTTCCCATCCTGGCCCTCACCGCCACTGCCACCCCGGAAGTAGCCAAAGACATACAGGAGAAGCTGGCTTTTCGAACGGAGCGCCTGCTGCAAAAAAGTTTTGAACGGAGCAACCTTTCCTATTCCGTCCTCCACGAAGAAGACAAGTTGAAAAAACTCGTTGATATCCTGCGGCGGGTGCCAGGTACAGGCATCGTTTACGTTCGAAGCCGGCGCCGGACGAAGGAGATCGCCGGATACCTGCAGCGGCAGGGCATAGGCGCCGACTTCTACCACGCCGGGCTGGATGCCGGGGAACGCTCCCGGAAACAAGATGCCTGGATGGCCGGGCAGAAACGGATCGTAGTCAGCACCAACGCCTTCGGCATGGGTATCGACAAGGCCAATGTGCGGGTGGTCGTCCATATCGAATTGCCCGACAGCCTGGAGGCGTACTTCCAGGAAGCCGGGCGGGCGGGGCGGGATGGGAAAAAATCCTACGCGGTACTTTTATACCACGACAACGACCGGATCAACCTGGAACGGCAGTTTGAACAGTCCTTCCCGGAGCTGAAGGAGGTGCGGAGAGTATACCGCGCGCTGGGCAGCTACTTCCAACTGGCCGTCGGCGGAGGCGAAGGGCAGAGCTACGACTTTGAGATCGTCGAATTTGCCCGAAATTTTCAGATCAATATCGTGCAGGCCTACCATTGCCTGAAAATATTGGAGCAGGCCGGCTGGCTCGTCCTCACCGAGGCGGTTTTCGTGCCCTCCAGCCTGATGATCAAGGTGGCCAAAGATGCGCTTTACGATTACCAGCTCCGCCACCCGAAAATGGACCGCTTGCTCAAGGCCATCCTGCGCACCTACCAGGGGGCCTTCAACCATCCCATCAAGCTGAGGGAAAGCCAACTGGCCCGCTTCCTGAAGGTGCCGGCAGCAGAATTGCGCCAGTCCCTGCAAAAATTAGCCGGCGACAATATTGTTGATTATTTGCCACAGAAAGACGCCGCTCAGATC
This genomic window contains:
- a CDS encoding RecQ family ATP-dependent DNA helicase codes for the protein MDKQPKDILKQYWGYNAFRPLQEDIIQSVLDGKDTLALLPTGGGKSICYQVPALCREGICIVVSPLIALMKDQVENLQKRNIPAAAVYSGMHYRDIDRVLDNCIYGKTKLLYLSPERLTTELARARLQKMNINLLAVDEAHCISQWGYDFRPPYLQIPEVRELAPEVPILALTATATPEVAKDIQEKLAFRTERLLQKSFERSNLSYSVLHEEDKLKKLVDILRRVPGTGIVYVRSRRRTKEIAGYLQRQGIGADFYHAGLDAGERSRKQDAWMAGQKRIVVSTNAFGMGIDKANVRVVVHIELPDSLEAYFQEAGRAGRDGKKSYAVLLYHDNDRINLERQFEQSFPELKEVRRVYRALGSYFQLAVGGGEGQSYDFEIVEFARNFQINIVQAYHCLKILEQAGWLVLTEAVFVPSSLMIKVAKDALYDYQLRHPKMDRLLKAILRTYQGAFNHPIKLRESQLARFLKVPAAELRQSLQKLAGDNIVDYLPQKDAAQIIFIKERVDADNLLIDRNLYNFRKNRHYERIQKAIAYAETPICRSQQLLAYFGETNAPKCGICDVCTGRTHTKLDTESFNLYQEKIAQLLADEPLSLEQVVESFAPRRQEEVLKTLEYMLDEGVIVEEDNRLLRLRIVD